The following proteins are encoded in a genomic region of Oceaniferula marina:
- the prfA gene encoding peptide chain release factor 1, with protein MDYSSLINKRRERFAEVEELIADPNLFSDQKKATEIMREHRRLKQLLEMWDTLETAKRNLEENIELAKEEDAEIAEMAQMEIPELESTIEQLSQDVQYALLPRDAAEDRDALLEIRGGAGGDEAAIFAGQVMRMYQRYAEQRGWKYEVIEAMPSEAGGFSKSVMKITGEEVFRFLKYESGVHRVQRVPATETQGRIHTSTCTVAVMPEAEDVDIQLKMEELEIKATRSGGPGGQHVNTTDSAVQITHLPTGIYVKCQDGRSQTQNKEKALEIIRAKLFEAKQREQAEQYSAQRRSLIGSGDRSEKIRTYNFPQSRITDHRIGFTTHNMDGVFDGSLFELTDALQKEEMAQRLEDAGMA; from the coding sequence ATGGACTATTCATCCCTCATCAACAAACGTCGCGAACGCTTCGCCGAAGTCGAAGAACTCATCGCCGACCCCAATTTGTTCTCCGACCAGAAAAAGGCCACGGAAATCATGCGCGAGCACCGACGCCTGAAGCAACTGCTCGAAATGTGGGACACCCTCGAAACAGCCAAACGTAACCTCGAGGAGAATATCGAACTCGCTAAGGAAGAGGATGCTGAAATTGCCGAGATGGCACAGATGGAAATCCCGGAACTGGAAAGCACCATCGAACAACTTTCCCAAGATGTGCAGTATGCGCTGCTCCCCCGTGATGCAGCCGAGGATCGCGACGCTCTGCTCGAAATCCGTGGTGGCGCTGGTGGAGACGAGGCCGCCATTTTTGCGGGCCAGGTCATGCGCATGTACCAACGCTACGCCGAACAGCGTGGATGGAAATACGAAGTCATCGAAGCCATGCCATCCGAAGCCGGAGGCTTCTCCAAGTCCGTCATGAAAATCACCGGGGAAGAGGTGTTCCGCTTCTTAAAATATGAATCCGGTGTCCATCGCGTGCAGCGCGTCCCCGCCACCGAAACCCAAGGCCGCATTCACACCTCCACCTGCACCGTCGCCGTGATGCCCGAAGCCGAAGATGTCGATATCCAACTCAAAATGGAAGAACTCGAAATCAAAGCCACCCGCTCGGGAGGCCCCGGGGGGCAGCACGTCAACACCACCGACTCAGCCGTCCAGATCACCCACCTGCCAACCGGCATCTACGTCAAGTGCCAGGATGGACGCTCGCAAACGCAGAACAAAGAAAAGGCACTCGAAATCATCCGGGCCAAACTCTTCGAGGCAAAACAACGCGAACAGGCCGAGCAATACTCCGCCCAGCGCCGCTCCCTGATCGGCTCCGGAGATCGGTCTGAAAAAATTCGCACCTACAACTTCCCTCAGAGCCGAATCACCGACCACCGGATCGGCTTCACCACACACAATATGGACGGGGTATTCGATGGCTCGCTTTTCGAACTCACCGATGCGCTACAAAAAGAAGAAATGGCGCAACGCCTCGAAGATGCAGGCATGGCCTAA
- a CDS encoding DUF485 domain-containing protein, which translates to MLHEPAAKAEKDNASEWKAKLGIKLFWFYCLTYSAFVGTAVFATESLNKPLIAGTNRAIVFGIALILFAVILGLIYNYLCTKKEDEMNKKGGAE; encoded by the coding sequence ATGTTACACGAACCAGCTGCAAAAGCAGAAAAGGATAATGCTTCCGAATGGAAAGCGAAATTGGGCATTAAGCTCTTTTGGTTTTATTGCCTCACCTACTCGGCTTTTGTCGGGACCGCGGTATTTGCGACCGAATCGCTCAACAAGCCCCTGATTGCCGGAACCAACCGAGCCATTGTCTTCGGTATCGCCCTCATTCTCTTCGCGGTCATCCTTGGACTTATTTACAATTACCTTTGCACCAAGAAGGAAGATGAAATGAACAAGAAAGGAGGCGCTGAATAA
- a CDS encoding solute symporter family protein produces MNYIANPIAITIFLAFVGFVLGLSFYFARKAKSAEGYFAAGGTVHWFVNGIAFAGDYLSAASFLGICGLISTMGYDGFLYSIGYLAGWIVALFVVAEPMKRLGKYTFTDALDVKFNSKGIQLMAAISTLAVSVFYLIPQMVGAGVLVTPLLGLPHWAGVIMVGVIVIAIVATAGMTSTTYVQFLKGGLLIIFSTVLSVMVLNKGLSTDVREETFVPQNLVTADAIAGKTEGYTFLDKVEDEKSKLTFVLLEQDGVSGWWIQKGDVLEEAQSKTQTTDGKILYNGAPKEDNKFKPVGYVSKLVDENGKEIKETGSVGIFSYFAAIDRSEVVRYPKSKVAKFEHKGNKVSVYCPVITSGKDLLIPGQKFKIKKPVGKLNFISLMLALFCGTAALPHILIRYYTVPSQRCARKSTIVAIASIGFFYILTLFMGFGAMTLGVMDLESGNMSAPLLAKAFGIVLFSIISAIAFATVLGTVSGLIVAASGAVAHDLLDRYANVKMTGDQKVRAGKITAVVVGIIAIALGIAFKGMNVAFLVGWAFAVAASANLPSIIMLLFWKKTTAKGIAWSIAVGMASALGIILTSESMFVQYGMEKTDALHTLNNPGIISIPLGFLVLVVVSLMTQKDNEGLEDVNDI; encoded by the coding sequence ATGAACTATATAGCCAATCCTATTGCGATTACTATTTTCCTCGCATTTGTCGGTTTTGTTCTCGGGCTATCCTTTTACTTTGCCCGCAAGGCGAAATCTGCAGAAGGTTATTTTGCAGCCGGCGGAACCGTTCACTGGTTTGTCAATGGTATCGCCTTCGCTGGTGACTACCTCTCCGCGGCATCATTCCTCGGCATTTGCGGTCTTATCTCCACAATGGGTTACGATGGATTTTTATATTCCATTGGTTATCTCGCTGGCTGGATTGTAGCCCTGTTTGTCGTGGCTGAGCCAATGAAGCGGCTCGGCAAGTATACGTTTACCGATGCCCTGGATGTCAAATTCAACTCCAAAGGGATTCAGCTCATGGCGGCCATCAGCACCCTGGCGGTTTCCGTTTTTTACCTGATTCCACAGATGGTTGGCGCCGGAGTTCTTGTAACGCCGCTACTTGGACTACCTCACTGGGCGGGGGTCATTATGGTCGGGGTGATCGTCATTGCCATTGTGGCAACAGCCGGTATGACCTCCACCACCTATGTGCAGTTCCTTAAAGGAGGTCTGTTGATTATTTTTTCAACCGTTTTGTCCGTGATGGTGCTGAACAAAGGACTCTCTACCGATGTCCGTGAAGAAACATTCGTTCCTCAAAACCTGGTTACAGCGGACGCCATTGCTGGCAAAACCGAGGGATACACATTCCTTGACAAAGTAGAGGATGAAAAATCCAAACTCACCTTTGTCCTATTGGAACAAGACGGAGTTTCCGGGTGGTGGATCCAAAAAGGTGACGTCCTCGAAGAAGCCCAATCGAAAACCCAAACCACTGACGGAAAGATCCTCTATAACGGAGCACCTAAAGAAGATAATAAGTTCAAGCCCGTCGGCTACGTCTCCAAACTGGTGGACGAAAATGGAAAGGAAATCAAAGAAACCGGCAGTGTCGGAATCTTTTCATATTTCGCAGCCATTGACCGCTCTGAAGTCGTTCGTTACCCCAAAAGTAAAGTGGCCAAATTTGAGCACAAAGGAAACAAAGTGTCGGTCTATTGTCCGGTCATCACCTCCGGTAAAGATCTCCTGATTCCGGGGCAGAAGTTTAAAATCAAGAAGCCTGTCGGAAAGCTCAACTTCATCTCTTTGATGTTGGCTCTATTTTGTGGAACGGCGGCATTGCCACACATCCTGATTCGCTACTACACAGTGCCCTCACAGCGCTGCGCACGCAAATCAACCATCGTGGCCATTGCCTCCATCGGATTCTTCTACATCCTCACATTGTTCATGGGCTTCGGAGCCATGACCCTTGGAGTCATGGACCTTGAAAGTGGTAACATGTCAGCTCCCCTATTGGCGAAAGCCTTTGGTATCGTTCTGTTCTCCATTATTTCGGCCATTGCCTTTGCCACCGTGTTGGGAACCGTATCCGGACTGATTGTCGCTGCGTCAGGAGCTGTCGCTCACGACTTGCTTGATCGCTACGCCAACGTCAAAATGACAGGAGATCAAAAGGTGAGGGCCGGTAAAATCACAGCGGTTGTCGTTGGCATTATCGCCATCGCCCTGGGCATCGCCTTCAAGGGCATGAACGTCGCGTTCCTCGTTGGATGGGCGTTTGCCGTAGCAGCATCTGCCAACTTGCCGTCCATCATCATGCTTCTCTTCTGGAAGAAAACCACGGCCAAAGGCATCGCCTGGTCGATTGCAGTGGGTATGGCATCAGCCTTAGGCATCATTCTCACCTCCGAGAGTATGTTCGTTCAATACGGCATGGAGAAAACAGACGCCCTTCACACCTTAAACAACCCGGGGATCATTTCCATCCCACTTGGTTTCCTGGTTCTCGTTGTTGTTTCCTTGATGACTCAAAAAGACAACGAAGGTCTCGAGGACGTCAACGACATCTAA
- a CDS encoding OprD family outer membrane porin — MNKKANMMAVIAMTSTLSALAGEDQQAETPMVAEPTSWIDSINSKGYGTFSGRVQLLSMYRDYETTHGHNTTLGAMLGYVSPTWQGFSLGATYNYAGTLFDGGNTNLLANDDIHLLNEAWIGYQAGALGLEETSLIVGRQIVNGEVFRKDDFRQKARGVEAAQLIVKEVENLTFSAGHAIRMSNWIALDDRWDYNDFGDVFNTGYDTDGITWGEVSYTGLKDWSISLYDGYAWDVANLFGTRIQYDVCDEVSLIGYYRNETNVGDADSRHSDAWGLSIQQQLDNVKLEGGYFGVHGNNMLFNEVTTGFNHALGASMMIFGKQYNGGADTAYLKATTKMNNTVLYGLYNYTWQDHERFPFNAQELNVVVKQIITDDFAVCLKAGVAHCDGKKGTDDLTATDTRLFVTYTF; from the coding sequence ATGAATAAGAAAGCAAACATGATGGCCGTCATTGCGATGACATCGACATTGAGCGCACTCGCTGGCGAGGACCAGCAGGCGGAAACTCCCATGGTAGCGGAACCCACATCATGGATCGATTCGATCAACAGCAAAGGATACGGCACATTCTCAGGGCGGGTTCAGCTCCTTAGTATGTATCGTGACTATGAAACAACCCACGGTCATAACACGACATTGGGTGCGATGCTTGGATATGTTTCACCTACGTGGCAGGGGTTTTCCCTCGGAGCAACCTATAACTATGCAGGCACCTTGTTTGATGGAGGAAATACCAACCTCTTGGCAAACGACGATATTCATTTGTTAAATGAGGCTTGGATTGGCTATCAGGCAGGAGCACTTGGCCTTGAAGAAACATCCCTGATTGTAGGTCGACAGATTGTAAATGGTGAAGTCTTCAGAAAAGATGACTTCCGCCAAAAAGCACGAGGCGTGGAAGCTGCGCAATTGATCGTGAAAGAGGTGGAAAACCTTACATTCTCAGCAGGTCATGCAATCAGAATGAGTAACTGGATTGCCCTGGATGATCGCTGGGATTACAACGATTTCGGTGATGTCTTTAATACAGGTTACGACACAGACGGTATCACATGGGGAGAAGTAAGCTACACAGGGTTAAAAGACTGGAGTATCAGCCTTTATGACGGATATGCTTGGGATGTAGCCAACTTATTCGGAACACGTATTCAATATGATGTATGTGATGAAGTATCCTTGATTGGCTACTACCGTAACGAAACGAATGTCGGTGATGCCGATTCACGTCACAGTGACGCATGGGGTCTTTCCATTCAGCAACAACTCGACAATGTAAAACTTGAGGGTGGTTACTTTGGGGTTCATGGAAATAACATGCTGTTTAACGAAGTCACTACCGGTTTCAACCATGCTCTCGGGGCATCCATGATGATCTTCGGAAAACAATACAATGGAGGCGCCGATACAGCTTACCTGAAGGCAACAACCAAAATGAATAATACCGTGCTCTACGGTCTTTATAACTATACGTGGCAGGATCATGAGCGGTTCCCATTTAATGCTCAAGAACTGAATGTCGTGGTGAAGCAAATCATCACCGACGACTTCGCCGTTTGTTTGAAAGCTGGAGTGGCTCACTGTGACGGTAAAAAAGGAACAGACGACCTGACAGCAACAGACACTCGCTTGTTTGTAACGTACACATTCTAG
- a CDS encoding DUF294 nucleotidyltransferase-like domain-containing protein encodes MKISSHADRTEKLDGIRALDIHKWIDGYFDAESFGLFLQSGGDSKFNPYNHRKYRHCAEALDDAYKAFEGKYTREQIKAVFERHVKDDYDGIIPLQEDFERGTFTEKYHESNEPDQPEKILSESELSEYFKGKAYRHEAKNNRKLSARFYWRIVWPTAIAGILFASSAFTIIVPVFRNNMMNQKKQMIKELTSTASSVIEFYIEQEEGGEMSREDAQTQAAKEVAELRYGVDRKDYFWITDMHPKMVMHPYRPELVGKDLTNHKDTEDKSGKKLFVEFVDLVKENNEGYLEYQWQWMDDASRAEPKLSYVTGVPEWGWVVGTGVYIHDIEAEISKLSRNLLIADGVIAAILLGLMGNIIFQSRRIELDRKHAEIGLREAKDRYRALVEGSNEGYVLEVEGETIYSNHTLSRLTGYDEGELARMPLWDLLDPNSEINAPVKHHLQQIYQHTAKSAEFEAQIFTKSGEVVDVSISTSRIFFPEKNGHIISFGRITRGAQDTLMAFYHGKGENQDEIKKQIMDSKSSAQVLQSLKNMPKVVKSMSDQGVHPKTLRQTVGEAYDAAIKRFIVLSLEELGGEPQPFAFLSLGSNARHEMTMFSDQDNALVFADVPDRFLSQTRLQFLTLADDICAKLKQGGYPYCPGGIMAANPKWCLSLSEWKQHFTDWIGNASPESILEINVFLDVHCAYGDESLIHELREHIKELTQANQGFFLHYAKNCLGYKAPLNLLGRIRAAKRGGHKTINLKECIRPLETFARIYAVKHHIVEPGTIDRLTQLYELEVIQKDNFREMVYVFDYLWKLRFYNQIETNAELVVNSDELDLDKLTDIEKENLQSVLSRISVFQTELSYDFLGVAAP; translated from the coding sequence ATGAAAATCTCAAGCCATGCAGATCGGACGGAAAAGCTTGATGGCATTCGAGCTTTGGACATCCATAAATGGATTGATGGATATTTTGATGCCGAAAGTTTCGGTCTCTTTCTTCAATCGGGTGGGGACAGCAAATTTAACCCGTATAATCACAGGAAATACCGTCATTGTGCAGAGGCGCTGGATGATGCTTACAAGGCATTTGAAGGGAAATACACACGGGAGCAAATCAAAGCGGTTTTTGAACGGCATGTAAAAGACGACTACGATGGCATCATCCCTCTTCAAGAAGATTTTGAGCGCGGAACGTTTACTGAGAAGTATCACGAGAGTAACGAGCCAGATCAGCCTGAAAAAATATTGAGTGAGTCTGAGTTATCAGAGTATTTCAAGGGGAAGGCCTATCGTCACGAAGCTAAGAATAATCGAAAACTCTCTGCCCGTTTCTACTGGCGTATCGTCTGGCCAACCGCTATTGCCGGGATTCTTTTTGCGTCCTCAGCATTCACCATCATTGTGCCTGTTTTCAGAAACAATATGATGAATCAAAAAAAGCAAATGATCAAAGAGCTCACCTCAACTGCAAGCAGTGTGATCGAGTTCTACATTGAGCAAGAGGAAGGGGGTGAAATGTCGCGAGAAGATGCGCAAACTCAAGCTGCCAAGGAGGTGGCCGAACTGCGCTATGGGGTGGACCGAAAAGACTACTTTTGGATCACCGACATGCACCCGAAGATGGTGATGCATCCATACCGCCCTGAACTTGTCGGCAAGGATCTAACAAATCATAAGGACACTGAGGATAAAAGTGGAAAAAAGCTGTTTGTTGAATTTGTTGACCTCGTTAAAGAAAACAACGAGGGGTATCTGGAGTATCAATGGCAGTGGATGGATGATGCATCCCGCGCAGAGCCTAAACTATCTTACGTGACTGGCGTCCCTGAATGGGGTTGGGTCGTGGGAACAGGCGTTTATATTCATGATATTGAAGCGGAGATCAGCAAATTATCCAGAAACCTCTTGATCGCTGACGGCGTGATCGCGGCTATCCTTCTCGGTTTGATGGGGAACATTATTTTCCAAAGTAGAAGGATAGAGCTGGATCGAAAACACGCGGAAATTGGGCTCAGGGAAGCTAAAGATCGTTATCGGGCTCTTGTGGAAGGCTCCAATGAAGGCTATGTGCTCGAAGTAGAAGGGGAAACGATTTACTCAAACCACACGCTCAGTCGGCTCACGGGTTATGATGAAGGTGAGCTTGCCCGCATGCCACTATGGGATTTACTTGATCCGAATTCCGAAATTAACGCCCCAGTAAAACATCACCTGCAACAAATCTATCAGCATACGGCCAAGTCTGCGGAATTTGAGGCCCAGATTTTTACAAAATCAGGAGAGGTGGTTGATGTAAGTATTTCAACCTCACGGATTTTCTTTCCTGAGAAAAATGGTCATATTATCTCATTTGGAAGAATCACACGTGGGGCGCAAGACACGCTGATGGCATTTTACCACGGCAAAGGGGAAAACCAGGATGAAATCAAAAAGCAAATCATGGATTCCAAATCCTCTGCCCAGGTTCTCCAGTCGCTAAAAAACATGCCGAAGGTGGTGAAATCCATGAGTGACCAGGGCGTGCACCCAAAGACTCTCAGGCAAACAGTGGGTGAGGCTTATGATGCCGCTATCAAGAGGTTCATTGTTCTTTCTTTGGAAGAACTTGGAGGAGAGCCTCAGCCCTTTGCTTTTCTTTCACTTGGAAGTAACGCGCGACATGAAATGACCATGTTTTCGGATCAGGATAACGCGCTTGTTTTTGCCGATGTCCCCGATCGCTTCCTTTCCCAAACAAGGCTCCAATTTTTAACTCTGGCGGATGATATTTGTGCAAAACTCAAACAAGGCGGGTATCCATACTGTCCCGGTGGAATCATGGCTGCCAACCCGAAGTGGTGTTTGTCTCTGTCTGAATGGAAGCAGCATTTTACGGATTGGATAGGTAACGCATCTCCGGAATCGATATTGGAAATCAATGTGTTTTTAGATGTGCATTGTGCCTATGGAGACGAATCGCTTATCCATGAACTTCGTGAGCACATCAAAGAGCTTACTCAAGCCAACCAAGGGTTTTTTCTCCACTACGCAAAGAACTGCCTGGGGTATAAAGCCCCGCTTAACCTGCTCGGTCGAATCCGTGCGGCAAAACGAGGTGGTCATAAAACGATTAACTTAAAAGAATGTATTCGCCCGCTGGAAACATTTGCCCGGATTTATGCAGTCAAGCATCACATTGTCGAACCCGGCACCATTGACCGCTTGACCCAACTGTATGAATTGGAAGTGATCCAAAAAGACAACTTCCGCGAAATGGTCTATGTTTTCGATTACCTTTGGAAATTACGATTCTATAATCAGATCGAAACCAATGCCGAGCTGGTCGTTAACAGCGATGAGTTGGATCTCGATAAACTCACGGACATTGAAAAAGAAAACCTTCAGTCCGTGCTGTCACGCATATCCGTTTTCCAGACCGAGCTTAGCTATGATTTCCTGGGAGTGGCCGCGCCATAA
- a CDS encoding acetate uptake transporter yields MSTEASTQGNPAVVGLAGFGISTLVLQFHNVGWCGIGPVFALAIIFGGLAQLIAGFQEFKCGNNFGYCAFVSYGAFWLTFGTILICNKLGFYQSSHTDVGWFLIGYTILSIILWVPAMRIHGMMATTFTLVVIGFILLDLAHFGYPQLTKVAGYELMLCALCALYMMASAIYNQVFGREVLPLGAPWIKDKRNAPDLSSDNLPEAA; encoded by the coding sequence ATGTCTACAGAAGCAAGTACCCAAGGTAACCCAGCCGTTGTCGGACTGGCCGGATTCGGAATCAGCACCCTCGTATTACAATTTCACAACGTCGGCTGGTGTGGCATTGGCCCTGTATTTGCGCTGGCTATCATTTTTGGTGGTCTTGCCCAACTCATTGCCGGCTTTCAAGAGTTCAAGTGTGGCAATAATTTTGGTTACTGTGCCTTTGTCTCATACGGTGCGTTTTGGTTAACCTTCGGGACCATTTTGATATGCAATAAACTCGGCTTTTACCAATCCAGCCACACCGACGTAGGCTGGTTTCTTATTGGCTACACCATTCTTAGCATCATCCTCTGGGTTCCGGCGATGCGCATTCATGGAATGATGGCAACCACCTTCACCCTCGTTGTCATCGGCTTCATCCTTCTCGACCTTGCTCACTTCGGCTACCCCCAACTCACCAAAGTTGCCGGTTACGAACTGATGCTCTGTGCTCTCTGCGCTCTCTACATGATGGCCAGCGCCATTTACAATCAGGTCTTTGGCCGTGAGGTTCTTCCTCTGGGAGCGCCATGGATTAAGGACAAGCGCAACGCTCCCGACCTCTCGAGCGACAACCTTCCTGAGGCCGCTTAA
- a CDS encoding DUF3482 domain-containing protein, whose translation MADDETKEVPVFAVVGKVNTGKSAVLATLLEVDDDRMIRVSNTPGETTHCQELPLVFDGEERIRFVDTPGFQRPIDAMHEIQDLHGDGTPGLESIRTFLDAFEGSGSFEDECQLLRPLVDGAGLLYIIDPSKPLRDEFVAEMEILRWTGRRRMALLNAKSDEDRYLQTWKDRLGSYFNLVRTFNAHQARFEQRRRLLRSLLEIDETHAGMIETTIRCLDDEWQLRREESAEVVVGVLEKAMMLRESRVLGERDIDVEHRRQKIQRDMGEVYYRNLGRVVTRGMDRLLEIYRHHLLEVDWKDLGVEALDLEAEETWSKWGLSRTQLTMAGAATGAAAGAAVDAGTAFLSHGAGALIGALGGGVAAFFKGNALPDLKVDVRGGVRLKTGEGRKLELGPPKNENFAWVLLDRLLDAYARIQTRAHALRSKSKLFENEELGGGRVQQLPGDQRRVLAKWLRSCGQGDPDRGLEPEVFRILVGFLELIEQESASGE comes from the coding sequence ATGGCTGATGATGAAACAAAGGAGGTGCCGGTGTTTGCGGTGGTGGGAAAAGTGAACACAGGGAAGTCTGCGGTTCTAGCGACCTTGCTGGAGGTGGATGATGACCGAATGATCCGGGTGAGTAATACTCCGGGGGAGACCACCCATTGTCAGGAGCTACCTTTGGTGTTCGATGGTGAGGAGCGGATTCGTTTTGTCGATACCCCTGGGTTTCAGCGACCGATCGACGCCATGCATGAAATTCAGGACCTCCATGGTGATGGAACGCCGGGGTTGGAATCGATTCGAACTTTTCTCGATGCCTTTGAGGGAAGTGGTTCCTTCGAGGATGAATGCCAGCTACTTCGCCCGTTGGTCGATGGCGCCGGGTTGTTGTATATCATTGACCCGAGCAAACCTCTGCGGGATGAGTTTGTCGCAGAAATGGAGATCTTGCGCTGGACCGGCAGGCGGCGCATGGCACTTTTGAATGCGAAGTCGGATGAGGACCGCTATCTGCAAACATGGAAGGACCGGCTTGGGAGTTATTTTAATTTGGTTCGAACGTTCAATGCTCACCAGGCTCGTTTCGAGCAACGCCGGAGGCTGCTGCGCTCGTTGTTGGAAATTGACGAGACTCATGCGGGTATGATCGAGACGACGATTCGTTGCCTGGATGATGAATGGCAACTTCGCAGGGAGGAAAGTGCCGAAGTTGTGGTCGGGGTGCTGGAAAAGGCGATGATGCTGAGGGAGTCCCGGGTCTTGGGAGAACGGGATATTGATGTGGAGCACCGCCGACAAAAAATTCAGAGGGATATGGGGGAGGTCTACTACCGGAACCTTGGGCGGGTCGTGACCCGGGGGATGGACAGGTTGTTGGAGATTTATCGTCATCATTTACTCGAAGTGGACTGGAAGGACCTGGGAGTGGAGGCATTGGATTTGGAAGCTGAGGAAACGTGGTCGAAATGGGGGCTTTCCCGCACCCAGTTGACGATGGCGGGTGCTGCCACGGGTGCTGCTGCGGGTGCTGCCGTGGATGCTGGCACGGCATTTCTCAGTCATGGGGCAGGAGCGCTCATCGGTGCATTGGGTGGTGGCGTGGCTGCTTTTTTCAAAGGAAATGCCCTACCTGACTTGAAGGTGGATGTCCGCGGCGGCGTTCGTTTGAAGACCGGTGAGGGGAGAAAGCTGGAGCTTGGCCCACCGAAAAATGAGAACTTTGCCTGGGTGTTGCTGGATCGCTTGTTGGATGCCTATGCCCGGATTCAGACGAGAGCGCACGCCTTGCGAAGCAAGTCGAAGCTATTTGAAAACGAAGAGCTGGGGGGCGGAAGGGTTCAGCAGTTGCCGGGTGATCAGAGGCGGGTTTTGGCCAAGTGGTTGAGATCCTGTGGGCAAGGTGATCCGGACCGGGGCTTGGAGCCGGAGGTGTTCCGCATTCTGGTCGGATTTTTGGAATTGATCGAGCAAGAGTCAGCCAGCGGAGAATGA
- a CDS encoding DUF2868 domain-containing protein, with the protein MKRGSTQTRWTLAEVLDLEWLKDRHELWRSAWREGVVGELKQGDFQSEKERRRAGLRWMLESIRNKEGKSEGKGTVASLKVVEWAVALVMLVLGVMLVRGLITDYQYDEYQFSLPTADEGTMEGRLDQKAAQGFNLWVFLMVSLGAQWLVLLAGLVGFVLFRKWSGGLGGLQKAMAWLVRKCEGAVGEDRWKSIQGQVGGGASQVWSWRLSRVLQAGGVGYNLGLLLGLFGCLWFMRVGFFWETTLPQFGAESLEYVTRGLSLPLGGGGVSSETIAISQLGYMPDLNPKSAVDLSSLSPRMQADLSWSLFLFTVLALWGLLPRMLMWWGCRFMESRSLARMDFQDAGHRVLWREVTRVERTEVMHGPADGVVVMDVGGIEMSTEELRPFLLQSLRVNPESRYVLGSLDEQLQRDAINAVRGAAMGVVILVEGWNLSPKQMEVYHRQLRDAMGDDAMIRYLVVGSEDELEVWSRYVDGLRDSESEVFRYEC; encoded by the coding sequence GTGAAACGAGGATCGACACAAACGCGCTGGACCTTGGCAGAGGTCTTGGATTTGGAATGGTTGAAGGACCGGCATGAGCTTTGGCGCAGTGCTTGGCGTGAGGGGGTGGTTGGAGAGTTAAAACAAGGAGATTTTCAGAGCGAGAAAGAGCGTCGAAGGGCTGGGTTGCGGTGGATGCTGGAATCGATCCGTAATAAAGAGGGGAAATCCGAAGGAAAAGGCACTGTGGCATCACTGAAGGTGGTGGAGTGGGCCGTGGCCTTGGTGATGTTGGTCTTGGGCGTCATGTTGGTGAGAGGGTTGATTACGGATTATCAGTATGATGAATACCAGTTTTCCTTACCGACGGCTGACGAGGGCACGATGGAGGGTCGCTTGGATCAAAAGGCGGCCCAAGGGTTTAACCTTTGGGTGTTTCTGATGGTTTCTCTCGGGGCGCAGTGGTTGGTGTTGCTTGCCGGCTTGGTGGGTTTTGTCCTGTTTCGGAAATGGTCTGGAGGTTTGGGCGGCTTACAAAAAGCAATGGCATGGTTGGTTCGTAAGTGTGAGGGCGCGGTGGGCGAGGACAGGTGGAAGTCGATCCAAGGGCAAGTTGGTGGCGGAGCTAGCCAAGTGTGGTCATGGAGACTAAGCCGGGTGCTTCAGGCCGGTGGAGTTGGTTATAACCTCGGTTTGTTGCTGGGTTTGTTTGGCTGTTTATGGTTTATGCGTGTCGGTTTTTTTTGGGAGACCACGCTGCCACAGTTCGGGGCCGAGAGTTTGGAGTATGTGACGCGGGGATTGTCGTTGCCGCTGGGTGGAGGAGGCGTGTCCAGTGAGACCATTGCGATTAGTCAGTTAGGCTATATGCCTGATCTTAACCCGAAGTCGGCAGTGGATCTGTCGTCACTGAGTCCGAGGATGCAGGCTGATCTTAGCTGGAGTTTGTTTTTATTTACGGTTTTGGCCTTGTGGGGGTTACTCCCCCGCATGCTGATGTGGTGGGGGTGCCGTTTTATGGAGTCGAGGTCTTTAGCCCGGATGGATTTTCAGGATGCAGGGCATCGCGTGTTGTGGCGCGAAGTGACGCGAGTCGAGCGCACGGAAGTGATGCATGGACCGGCGGATGGGGTGGTGGTGATGGATGTGGGTGGCATCGAGATGTCCACGGAAGAATTGCGTCCGTTTTTGCTGCAGTCCTTGCGTGTCAATCCGGAATCCCGGTATGTTCTGGGTTCCTTGGATGAACAATTACAGCGTGATGCCATCAATGCCGTTAGGGGAGCCGCGATGGGTGTTGTGATCCTTGTTGAAGGGTGGAATTTGAGCCCCAAGCAAATGGAGGTATACCACCGCCAGCTGAGGGATGCCATGGGGGACGATGCGATGATTCGATATCTGGTGGTTGGCAGCGAGGATGAGCTGGAGGTGTGGAGCCGTTATGTGGATGGTTTGAGAGACAGTGAGTCCGAGGTGTTTCGCTACGAGTGTTGA